The proteins below come from a single Oscillospiraceae bacterium genomic window:
- a CDS encoding HPr family phosphocarrier protein, whose product MKEFTYTIKEPVGIHARPAGMLAKEAKSCQSTVTIVDKNGKSVDATRLMALMGMGIKCGDTVTVQIEGADEETAAPAMEKFFNEHL is encoded by the coding sequence ATGAAAGAATTCACCTATACCATCAAAGAACCCGTCGGCATCCATGCGCGTCCTGCCGGCATGCTGGCAAAAGAGGCCAAGAGCTGCCAGAGCACCGTCACCATCGTTGACAAGAACGGCAAGTCTGTTGACGCCACCCGCCTGATGGCCCTGATGGGCATGGGCATCAAGTGCGGCGACACCGTCACCGTCCAGATCGAGGGTGCTGACGAGGAGACTGCCGCCCCCGCCATGGAGAAGTTCTTCAACGAGCATCTGTAA
- a CDS encoding Cof-type HAD-IIB family hydrolase — protein MAIKMICSDIDGTLLQYGRKKLEGEIFDQIRALHDRGILFCPASGRQYTSLRLLFEPVADCCVFLCENGGVLFKDEQCIAENPMPRALAEEIAHDLWERSDGQGEVMLSGQNCAYLMERGLGMLDRIRFIGNRYKVIADPSEIPEEIVKVSVYLHEGVAPYVDRFVPRWQQANCAVAGPYWIDTTTANKGIGVESLCSVLGFAHDEVMAFGDNYNDVAMLDLVGTPYIMDSAAAPLRARYPLHTPRPEDVLREFLQK, from the coding sequence ATGGCAATCAAAATGATCTGCAGCGACATTGACGGTACGCTGCTGCAATATGGCCGCAAAAAGCTGGAGGGCGAGATCTTTGATCAGATCCGCGCTCTGCATGACCGCGGCATCCTGTTCTGCCCGGCCTCCGGACGGCAGTACACCAGCCTGCGCCTGCTGTTTGAGCCGGTAGCCGACTGCTGCGTTTTTCTGTGCGAGAACGGCGGCGTCCTGTTCAAGGACGAGCAGTGCATTGCGGAAAATCCGATGCCCCGCGCTCTGGCCGAGGAAATTGCCCACGACCTGTGGGAGCGCAGCGACGGTCAGGGAGAGGTCATGCTTTCCGGTCAGAACTGTGCCTACCTGATGGAGCGGGGCCTCGGCATGCTCGACCGCATCCGGTTCATCGGCAACCGGTACAAGGTCATTGCCGACCCGTCCGAAATTCCGGAGGAGATTGTCAAGGTGTCGGTCTATCTGCACGAGGGGGTCGCGCCCTATGTCGACCGCTTTGTGCCGCGCTGGCAGCAGGCCAACTGCGCGGTGGCCGGCCCCTACTGGATCGACACCACGACCGCAAACAAGGGCATCGGTGTAGAATCGCTCTGCAGTGTGCTGGGCTTTGCCCACGATGAGGTGATGGCGTTCGGCGACAATTACAACGATGTAGCCATGCTGGACCTTGTCGGCACCCCCTACATTATGGACAGTGCCGCCGCGCCCCTGCGTGCGCGCTACCCCCTGCACACCCCTCGGCCGGAGGATGTGCTGCGCGAATTTCTACAGAAATAG
- a CDS encoding gamma carbonic anhydrase family protein has product MAFITINGRSPADHGAAFVAENATLAGCVRLAKESSVWYGAVLRADTGCITIGENTNVQDNAVLHTGPGLDVKVGKGVSIGHGAIVHGCTVGDHCLIGMHATILNGAVIGDGCLIAAGALVPEGTVIPAGSLVIGVPGKVVRPVSAEQATGIKANEEEYLQLAEAHKKVRNL; this is encoded by the coding sequence ATGGCTTTTATCACAATAAATGGGCGCTCCCCTGCCGATCACGGTGCGGCGTTTGTGGCGGAGAACGCAACACTGGCGGGCTGTGTGCGCCTTGCGAAGGAGAGCAGCGTCTGGTACGGTGCGGTGCTGCGCGCCGACACGGGCTGCATCACCATCGGCGAGAACACCAATGTGCAGGATAACGCCGTACTGCACACAGGCCCCGGGCTGGATGTCAAGGTGGGCAAGGGGGTATCCATTGGGCACGGGGCCATCGTCCACGGCTGTACAGTGGGCGACCACTGCCTGATCGGGATGCACGCCACGATCCTGAACGGAGCGGTCATCGGGGACGGCTGCCTGATCGCTGCCGGGGCGCTGGTGCCGGAGGGGACGGTCATCCCGGCAGGCAGCCTTGTCATCGGGGTGCCGGGCAAGGTCGTGCGCCCGGTCAGTGCGGAGCAGGCCACCGGAATCAAAGCCAACGAAGAAGAATATTTGCAGCTGGCGGAAGCGCACAAAAAAGTGCGCAACCTGTAG
- the ilvD gene encoding dihydroxy-acid dehydratase, which translates to MNSDNVKKGPERAPNRSLFYALGYTPEELDRPLIGVVSAYSEIVPGHAHLDKIADAVKAGVRMAGGTPILIPAIGVCDGIAMGHVGMKYSLASRELICDSVETMFMAHQLDGLVLVPNCDKIVPGMVMAAVRMDVPAVVCSGGPMLAGRYGGEEVSLSKMFEAVGAYKAGMIDDAQLEDCTCNCCPGCGSCSGMYTANSMNCLCEAIGIALPGNGTIPAVYAKRLQLAKHAGMAVMDLVNRGVTARQIINERSIRNALTCDMALGCSTNTVLHLLAIAQEAGCPIDLALFNEISAKTPNLCHLAPAGPTHMPDLYEAGGIPAVQAELAKKGLLDLAVPTVTGKTLGENIEGAKILNDKAIRSIDNPYSQTGGLQILWGNIAPDGCVVKRSAVAPEMQVHSGPARVFDSEDTAIAAIYAGEIHPGDVVVIRYEGPKGGPGMREMLNPTSALAGMKLDTTVALITDGRFSGASRGAAIGHVSPEAASGGPIGLVKEGDTIEIDIPNASIHLAVSEEELAARKAAYIQPEPNIKTGWLARYARLVTSANLGAVLK; encoded by the coding sequence AGGAGCTGGACCGCCCGCTGATCGGCGTTGTTTCCGCCTACAGCGAGATCGTCCCAGGCCACGCCCATCTGGATAAGATTGCCGATGCCGTCAAGGCAGGCGTTCGCATGGCGGGCGGCACCCCCATCCTCATTCCCGCCATCGGCGTCTGCGACGGTATCGCCATGGGGCATGTGGGCATGAAATACTCCCTTGCCAGCCGCGAGCTGATCTGCGACAGCGTCGAGACGATGTTCATGGCCCACCAGCTGGACGGTCTGGTACTGGTCCCCAACTGCGACAAGATCGTGCCCGGCATGGTCATGGCTGCAGTGCGGATGGATGTGCCTGCGGTCGTCTGCAGCGGCGGCCCCATGCTGGCGGGCCGCTACGGCGGCGAGGAGGTCAGCCTTTCCAAGATGTTTGAGGCGGTCGGTGCCTACAAGGCCGGCATGATCGATGATGCCCAGCTGGAGGACTGCACCTGCAACTGCTGCCCGGGCTGCGGCTCCTGCTCCGGCATGTACACGGCCAACAGCATGAACTGCCTGTGCGAGGCCATCGGCATCGCTCTGCCCGGCAACGGCACGATTCCCGCCGTTTATGCCAAGCGGCTGCAGCTGGCCAAGCACGCCGGTATGGCCGTCATGGATCTCGTCAACCGCGGCGTGACCGCGCGCCAGATCATCAACGAGCGCTCGATCCGCAACGCCCTGACCTGCGACATGGCGCTGGGCTGCTCCACCAACACAGTGCTGCACCTGCTGGCCATCGCGCAGGAGGCGGGCTGCCCGATCGACCTTGCGCTTTTCAATGAGATCAGCGCCAAAACGCCGAACCTCTGTCATCTGGCACCCGCAGGCCCGACCCACATGCCCGACCTGTATGAGGCAGGCGGCATTCCGGCCGTGCAGGCCGAGCTGGCCAAAAAGGGGCTGCTCGACCTCGCGGTTCCCACCGTCACCGGCAAGACACTGGGAGAGAACATCGAGGGCGCGAAAATCCTGAACGACAAGGCCATCCGCTCCATCGACAACCCCTACAGCCAGACCGGCGGTTTGCAGATCCTGTGGGGCAACATTGCGCCGGACGGCTGCGTTGTCAAGCGCAGCGCTGTTGCGCCCGAGATGCAGGTCCACAGCGGCCCGGCCCGCGTCTTTGACAGCGAAGATACCGCCATTGCGGCCATCTACGCCGGCGAAATCCACCCCGGTGATGTGGTCGTCATCCGGTACGAGGGCCCCAAGGGCGGCCCCGGTATGCGGGAGATGCTCAACCCCACCAGCGCGCTGGCAGGCATGAAGCTGGATACGACCGTGGCTCTCATCACCGACGGCCGCTTCTCCGGTGCGTCCCGCGGCGCAGCTATCGGCCATGTCAGCCCCGAGGCTGCCTCCGGAGGCCCCATCGGCCTTGTCAAGGAGGGGGACACCATCGAGATCGACATCCCGAATGCCTCCATCCACTTGGCCGTCAGCGAGGAGGAGCTTGCCGCCCGCAAGGCCGCCTACATCCAGCCTGAGCCGAACATCAAGACCGGCTGGCTGGCACGCTATGCCCGGCTGGTCACCAGCGCAAATCTGGGTGCGGTGCTGAAGTAA